The sequence below is a genomic window from Fuerstiella sp..
CAAGAGACAGGATGATTGTTTTCATGGTCATCGGTGAGTTGGGTTCGGTAAATGGGCAGGACCATCGTTGGGCCGTGCTTTTGTTACTTGATGGAACAGATGCGTTCCTCGATTGGCGTAGAGAATAATTTTCAACTGTCGGCCTTCAGCTGCGCACAGAATCCGGGACGACAACTCCTGAGCAGTTCCTTAAAGCGGAGGGTGATTTGCACGCCGCTACGTCCATTAGCGGGGTTCCTGGCCTGGGTCGGATTCTTTATTTTGCAGAATGTGCGGTCGCAGACAAGCGTTATCAGCTTACTGGAAAGCTTTCACCGAGGCACTAAACCGGACATCCTCAGGCCCCAGGCAGGGGAGCCCACTTTCTTGAGGTTCCCCTCTGAGGGAGATCCGGCAGGCGGTCAGACTGGCCCCGGTGGCGGCAGAAACGAAGAGAATTTTCCCACCGGGTGAGGGTGTCAATCCCCGGGGGATCTTGTCGGCCTTACCGTCTTCCAGCACGCGTTAGCGAAAAACACGATCGAAGTCCCGACGATGTCCGCGAAGAGAAATTTCCCGGTCGGGTTGATCAGGACATCAGCCCGGCCGGAAGCCTCTGCTGGCAGATGTTGAGCACGCTGTTGTCGCACTGATGGTGCTGCAGTTCGTGCTGTTGCCGATGGCAGGCAGGACATCTGACGCCTTCGCACGCAAGACCACGCTGCTCTTCCGAGACACAGTTAACGGGACGTGCCTCATGTATTTTTGCGCTGCGACGTTGACCTCGTACGCGTTGGCCAGTGATATGACTCTGAGACTCTCCGGGAAGCGATTGTACATGACATCCACCGATCGCAAATTACGGACAATGCCACTCAGACGCACGTCCACAAACACAACGGTGCCCCGCGCCCGGAGTTCCTTCTTGCCCCACCCTGAACGACTCCAACTCATCATTCCATATATCATGAAATCGCAGTCAGCAGTGATTTCAACAACAGCTGCTTCGTCATCCCACATATTGAACGCGTCATGCGTTGCGGACATTCCCACAGCAACTGCGCCAGCCCGCTTCAGCAGAAGTTCCAATTACGGCTAAAATTACGAGGACGGCTCCCTGCATAAAAAAACGTTGCATGGGTAAGTCCTCCGTCCTGAGAAGCCAAATGTGGTACGCTGCAACCAGTCTGCCGTTACGAATGCTCCGAGTCGCATTCCCCATATCCCCCCTAACTCTGTGTATGAATCAAAGTTACAAACAAACCTTGCGTGTTTCGTGAATTCTGTTCAGACATTGCGAACGTGATCAAATCCACAAACAAATCTCATCACATCGATATCAGAAATCTGATAAAGTAATTTGACAGTGGAAACAAAAGGACCTCTCACGTCCCGCTCCAGGCAACATTACTGCGAACCTGGCCCGACGTCTTTCTTCCTTCAATGTCGCATAACGATAGAATGTCGAACCTCGCGCAACATTTGGGAGTCATTTCGTGGGTAAAGCACATTCCGGCCGTTTTCTAAAAATCGTGGACCTCGCTCGAGGTAAAATTCGCGAGTGCACCGTTGAGGACATCGCTGAACGGCAAAAGACAAGCAGCGATTTAAGGCTACTCGATGTGCGGGAAGAAAGTGAATTTAACAAAGGGCACATCCCGGGTGCTGTTCACCTTGGAAAAGGCGTAATTGAGCGAGATGTCGAAGAGAAATTTCCCGATACCGACACAGAACTTTTTCTCTACTGTGGAGGCGGATATCGCTCGGCACTTGCAGCACTGAATCTGCAGTTAATGGGATACACTAACGTGATCTCCATGGACGGTGGATTTCGAGGATGGAAGGAAGCAAATCAACCTGTCACCATCCCGGACTCTGATTAGATCCGGTTGGCAGTAACATCCAACAGATTGTCTGGTGACACTGACTGCGTCAATTGGTTCATTGCGAAAGCAGAAGTTTCGACGATGGGACGTTTTGGTCTTGCACTCAAAATCCTGTTCAATGGTCATCCAGCGAGAAAGTTCGACGCCGCGCGGTCCCGCCAGTCGCCTCCCGTCACCCAACAGGCTACTCCCGAACCGACCCGGAGTGAGGCTGTAACCTTACTGGCCGCGTTCCGGCGTGATACTCGGTGTGTAGATTTTGTTCAGGAATCAATTGACGGATACAACGACGCACAGGTCGGAGCTGCAGTTCGCGACGGGCACTGCGGTTTTCGTGATGTCCTCAAACGTATGTTCGATCTTAGGCCAATCATTGATCGGGAAGAGGACGGGGACATCCTCGCACCTGACCCTGCATCAGCCCGATGGCATCTCATTGGTAACATGGGGCAATCGTCCCGAACTGTTTCCGGAAGGCTGTTGCACGCCGGCTGGAAGTCGCTGAGGTGCAGGGTCCCTGAATGGTCCGGCAGTTCCAGCGACACAGAAGTTGTATCGCCGGCCGAGGTACAGGTTTCTTAATTCTGCAGCATCGTGTTGCTGTTCGTAGTCCCTTCTTCAGGCGGAATCAACGCTACCGGAAGATATCCTGACCACCTGAGTTCGGAACGGCAAACAATGTTACGCTGTTGTATCTCAACCCCAAGGTTCAATCGGCTGGCTGCAGCTGTCCTGGATTGCGGCAGTTTTTTTTTACCCGACTTCATCAGAATCAGTTGACCGGCGCATGCCCAGAGATTTTTTAAAAGACGTAAAACGCGAATACGATGTTGTCGTGATTGGCAGCGGCCTGGCCGGGTTAACAAGCGCCAATATTCTTGCGAGACAGGGATATTCGGTTCTGCTGCTGGAACATCACTACCAACTGGGTGGAATGGCCACGTGGTTCAAACGACGCGGTGGCCATATCTTTGATATTTCTCTGCATGGTTTTCCGGCCGGAATGATCAAGAGCTGTCGTAAGTACTGGACGAAGGAAATCGCGGACTCGATTGTGCAGCTCCATGGAATCCGCTTCGAGAATCCCCAGTTTTCGTTACGAACAACATTCGACCGCCAGGATTTCACAAAAATCCTTACTGAAAAGTTCGCAGTCTCACCGGAGGCAGTTCAGGGGTTCTTCGACACGGTTCGCGGAATGAACTTTTACGACGATCAGGACAAAACAACGCGTGAAATGTTCGATGA
It includes:
- a CDS encoding sulfurtransferase; amino-acid sequence: MGKAHSGRFLKIVDLARGKIRECTVEDIAERQKTSSDLRLLDVREESEFNKGHIPGAVHLGKGVIERDVEEKFPDTDTELFLYCGGGYRSALAALNLQLMGYTNVISMDGGFRGWKEANQPVTIPDSD
- a CDS encoding DUF2760 domain-containing protein, yielding MGRFGLALKILFNGHPARKFDAARSRQSPPVTQQATPEPTRSEAVTLLAAFRRDTRCVDFVQESIDGYNDAQVGAAVRDGHCGFRDVLKRMFDLRPIIDREEDGDILAPDPASARWHLIGNMGQSSRTVSGRLLHAGWKSLRCRVPEWSGSSSDTEVVSPAEVQVS